One Stenotrophomonas maltophilia R551-3 genomic window, CGCCAATGATGATCGGCAGCACCGCCAACGGGATGCCCAGCAGTGACCATGCCGCCAGCCGCGGGCTGGTGACGAACAGCATCGCCAGGCTGCCGACCACGGTCACGCTGCTGCGCAGGGCCACCGACATGGTTGACCCGACCACGCTGCGCAGCAGTTCGCTGTCGGCGGTCAGGCGAGAGACCAGCTCACCGCTGCGACTGCGGTCGTGGAAGCCGGCACCGAGTTGGATCAGGTGCGCGTACAGGCGGCTGCGCAGATCGGCCACCACCTTTTCGCCCAGCAGCGACACGAAGTAGAAGCGTGCCGCCGTGGCGAGGGCCAGCACCACCGCCACCAGCATCAGCAGGGCGAAGGCGCGGTTGATCTGGCCGCCACTGGTGAAGCCGTGGTCGATCATCTGCTTCACTGCCGGTGGCAGGCTCAGCGTTGCCGCCGAGGACACCGCCAGAGCCAGCAGCCAGGCGGTGAACAGGCCACTGTGGCGGCGCACGAACGGCCACAGCGTGCGCAGGCTGCCGAGGCGGCGCAGCGGCGGGGTCGAGGCGGGGGCGTCGTCCTTGTCAGTCATCCTGGTCGTCGTCTTGTATGCGGATACGGTCACGGGTGGCGTCGCGCAGGCGGATTTTCAATGCGTCGACCTGATCGGCAGGCAATTCGACCCGCAGGCAGACACCGTCGGCATCGAACTGTTCATCACGCTTCTCTGCGGCAAAGGCGGGCAGGGTAGCGTGCAGGATGCCCAGATCCTCGAAGCCGGCCAGCAGCCGCAGCCGGGTCATGGCCACCAGCGGCAGCCGCGGTGCGGTACGCAGGCATTCGGCTGCGGCCCCGCCGTAGGCACGCACCAGGCCGCCGGCGCCAAGCTTGATACCGCCGAACCAGCGCGTCACCACCACCATCACCCGATCGAAGCCCTGGCCATCAATGGCGGCCAGGATCGGCCGGCCGGCGGTGCCAGCAGGCTCGCCATCGTCGCTGGAGCGATAGTCCTGGCCGTGCCTGTAGGCCCAGCAGTTGTGCGTGGCATCGGCCACCGCCACCTGCTGCAGGAATGCCATCGCCGCCGCCGCACCGTCGATTGGCGCGGCATGGGCGATGAAGCGGCTGTGCTTGACTTCCAGCGTGTGGTTGACCGGCTGGGCGAGGGTATCGGGCATCCCCACCATTCTACGGGGTTGCTGCAGGACCCGGTCCCGCTCAGTCGTCCAGCAGCGGACGCAGGTCGCGCGGCAGGCGCGATTCCGGATACTGCTGGATGTAGCGCTCCAGGCTGGCGCGGGCGAGGTCGCGCTGGCCATCGTCGCGACGTTCGCGGATCTTCTGCAGCCACTGCCGCCGTGGCAGCCGGGCGTCGGCAGCCACTTCAGCCTGCACCGTGTCCGCACTCAGGCCAGCATCGCTGCCGCGGCGCATGACCCCCGGTGCGGAACGGCTGGGGACTTCGCGCTTCATCGAGGTGATCTCTACCCGGTCCAATGCCGAGGCCTGTTCGGCCTGCATGCTGTTGGACTCTGGCGAGCCTGCCGAGCGCGCCTTCAGCGAACCACTGGCGACAACCGGCGCCATCAGTGGCGCAGGTGCCGAGTAGGCGGCGGGCGCGGGCGGCGCCGGGGGTGCCGCAGCCGGGGGCGGCGGCAGTGCAGCGAAGTTACTGTCGGCAGCGGGTTCTGCCGCCATCGAGCGCGCGGCCGGTGCCGGTGCATCGGTGGCGTCTGCAGGTGCCGGCTTGCGCTCGCGCGCGATGGCCGCTGCCGGGGCGGCAACGGATGCGGCCTCCGGCATTGCCGGCGCAGCCGCTGGTTCTGCAGCGGCAGTGGCGCTGTCTGCGGCGCTGCTTTCAATCGTCTGCTCAGTGGCGGCGACATCGGCAGCTGCAGGCGCTGCCGCCATCTGGGCTTCGCCGGCCGGAACCGGCGGCGGTTCCGGGCGCAGCTGCCAGGCAATACCGATCGCGAACACCATCGAGGCCGCAATGCCGAACACCGCCGGCCACCGCGGGCGCGTACGCTGCGCGCGCGGGGCGTCGGGCGAGGCAACGGCGGCGTCGGCCGGCGCATCCACGGCGGCACGTGCCGCGGCCAGGATGGCGGCGTCCAGCGCGGCCGGCGGCGCCTGCTCGGGGCGACGGCCGAGCAGCTGGGCCAGCTCGCGTTCTTCCGGCGTCAGGGGTTCGTTTCGGTTCATGCGTTCAATCCCGCACGCAGCTTGTCCATCGCATAGCGCAGCCGCGATTTCACGGTTTCCCGGCCCACGCCGGTGATCTGGCCGATCTCCTCCAGGCTCAGTTCCTGATCCAGCCGCAGCTGCAGCACTTCGCGCTGCTCGGGCGGCAGTTGCTCCATCGCCAGCTGGATGCGGCGACGCTGTTCGAATTCGGAAAGCTCGGCTTCCGGGGTCTGCCCGTCCTCGATCGCGGCCAGGCGCAGGTCGGCGTCGGCCGGTGCAGCGGGGCGATGGCGGGCGGCGCGCCAGTGGTCGTTCAAGCGGTTATGGGCGATGCGGAACAGCCAGGTACTGAACGCCGCTTCGGGCTGCCAGCCGGCGCGAGCGCTGATCACCCGCTGCCACACATCCTGGAAGATCTCCTCGGCCAGCGCGTTGTCGCGCAGTTGCCGCAGCAGGAAGCCGAACAGGCGCTTGCGATGGCGCGCATACAGGCTTTCGAACGCACGCAGGTCGCCACCGGCCCAGGCCAGCATCAAGGCTTCATCGGTTGGCAGTGCGCTGGCTTCCACGGCGTACAGGGTAAGGCCTGCAGGCGGTGGCGCATAGCCGGTGGCGGTGGTGGGAAGGGCGAGGGTCATGGCTCGGAAGGGGCTACGGTCGGCAGGAAAAACGTACGGGCGCACGATTCGGGGTTTACGGGCTTCCATTGCCCCCCGGGTGGCGCGCTATGCTCGGCGGCTCAGGGGAGGCGACG contains:
- a CDS encoding IMPACT family protein; translation: MPDTLAQPVNHTLEVKHSRFIAHAAPIDGAAAAMAFLQQVAVADATHNCWAYRHGQDYRSSDDGEPAGTAGRPILAAIDGQGFDRVMVVVTRWFGGIKLGAGGLVRAYGGAAAECLRTAPRLPLVAMTRLRLLAGFEDLGILHATLPAFAAEKRDEQFDADGVCLRVELPADQVDALKIRLRDATRDRIRIQDDDQDD
- a CDS encoding RNA polymerase sigma factor; this encodes MLAWAGGDLRAFESLYARHRKRLFGFLLRQLRDNALAEEIFQDVWQRVISARAGWQPEAAFSTWLFRIAHNRLNDHWRAARHRPAAPADADLRLAAIEDGQTPEAELSEFEQRRRIQLAMEQLPPEQREVLQLRLDQELSLEEIGQITGVGRETVKSRLRYAMDKLRAGLNA